In one Chroicocephalus ridibundus chromosome Z, bChrRid1.1, whole genome shotgun sequence genomic region, the following are encoded:
- the DIRAS2 gene encoding GTP-binding protein Di-Ras2: MPEQSNDYRVVVFGAGGVGKSSLVLRFVKGTFRESYIPTIEDTYRQVISCDKSICTLQITDTTGSHQFPAMQRLSISKGHAFILVYSITSRQSLEELKPIYEQICQIKGDVESIPIMLVGNKNDENQNREVDSSEGEAMAKKWKCAFMETSAKLNHNVKELFQELLNLEKRRTVSLQIDGKKSKQQKRKEKLKGKCVVM, encoded by the coding sequence ATGCCTGAGCAAAGCAATGATTACAGGGTTGTTGTGTTTGGAGCTGGAGGAGTGGGCAAAAGTTCTTTGGTTTTGAGATTTGTGAAGGGCACTTTCAGAGAGAGCTACATCCCTACCATTGAAGACACCTATCGGCAGGTGATCAGCTGTGATAAAAGCATATGCACTTTGCAGATAACTGACACTACAGGGAGCCATCAATTTCCAGCTATGCAACGTCTTTCTATTTCTAAAGGACATGCTTTCATTTTGGTTTACTCTATCACCAGCCGACAGTCCTTGGAGGAACTCAAACCGATCTATGAGCAGATATGTCAGATTAAAGGAGACGTAGAAAGTATTCCAATAATGCTGGTGGGGAACAAAAATGATGAGAACCAAAATCGAGAGGTGGACAGCAGTGAAGGAGAAGCCATGGCTAAGAAGTGGAAATGTGCCTTCATGGAGACCTCTGCCAAGCTGAACCACAATGTGAAAGAGTTATTCCAGGAGTTGCTGAACCTAGAGAAACGCAGGACTGTGAGTTTACAGATTGATggcaaaaaaagcaagcagcaaaaaaggaaagagaagctgaaaggcAAATGTGTGGTGATGTGA